The Aphelocoma coerulescens isolate FSJ_1873_10779 chromosome 2, UR_Acoe_1.0, whole genome shotgun sequence genome contains a region encoding:
- the RETREG1 gene encoding reticulophagy regulator 1 isoform X2 — MPDSEDLGQDDSWKVTDSSQDYRPRINQCISDALMNLFVFLQEMSHFKEQNPGKFCLLVCSICTFFTVLGSYIPGVVLSYVLLLCAFLCPFLKCNEFGQKLCSKIKAVLMKLDFGIVEYINQKKKERSETAKTKPTEDDSELDISALCPKVSPAIVAKELSVSDTDVSEVSWTDNGTFNLSEGYSPQTDTSDDFDRPSDHEEAFARDLLEFPSLENGAGTNDDDDSSIGLPTQQKRRKEQTGVKVDHASRQSKERPSTAGLSLPLTSDQTFNLMSGIAGDVITAAVSAAIKDQLQSLQQAPSQAAPSLSEETDTEEADDFELLDQSELEQIEKELGLSQGQEAESQEKKKSSGFLSNLLGSH, encoded by the exons CTGGAAGGTCACCGATTCCAGTCAAGACTACAGACCCAGAATAAATCAGTGCATTTCAGACGCACTGATGAATTTATTTGTATTCCTTCAAGAAATGTCCCACTTTAAGGAACAAAACCCTGGCAAG TTTTGCCTACTAGTCTGCAGCATATGTACGTTTTTCACTGTCTTGGGAAGTTACATTCCTGGAGTTGTCCTCTCCTATGTCTTGT TATTGTGTGCCTTTTTATGTCCCTTCCTTAAGTGCAATGAATTTGGACAGAAACTGTGCAGCAAAATAAAGGCTGTTCTGATGAAACTAGATTTTGGAATAGTGGAATATatcaatcagaagaaaaaagagagatctG aaacagcaaaaacaaaacccacagaagATGACAGTGAATTAGACATATCAGCTCTGTGTCCCAAG GTTAGCCCTGCAATTGTTGCCAAAGAGCTGTCAGTGTCTGACACAGATGTCTCAGAAGTATCCTGGACCGATAATGGGACCTTTAACCTATCCGAGGGGTATTCTCCACAGACAGACACATCTGATG ATTTTGACCGACCTAGTGATCATGAAGAAGCTTTCGCTAGAGATCTTTTAGAGTTTCCCTCTTTAGAAAATGGTGCTGGCACAAATGATGACGATGACTCAAGCATCGGTTTGCCCACCCAGCAAAAACGAAGGAAAGAGCAAACAGGTGTCAAGGTGGATCACGCTTCCAGACAGAGTAAAGAGAGACCATCCACTGCAGGGTTGTCCTTGCCTTTGACCAGTGACCAAACCTTTAATTTAATGAGTGGAATTGCTGGCGATGTCATCACAGCTGCGGTGTCTGCTGCCATCAAAGACCAGCTGCAGTCCCTACAGCAAGCTCCCTCACAGGCAGCGCCCAGTTTGAGCGAGGAGACAGACACAGAGGAGGCTGATGATTTCGAACTGCTTGATCAGTCTGAGCTAGAGCAGATTGAGAAAGAATTGGGACTTTCACAAGGCCAAGAAGCAGAatcccaggaaaagaaaaagtcttCAGGCTTCCTTTCAAATCTGCTTGGAAGTCATTAA